One Lycium barbarum isolate Lr01 chromosome 5, ASM1917538v2, whole genome shotgun sequence genomic window carries:
- the LOC132640737 gene encoding spindle and kinetochore-associated protein 1 homolog, producing the protein MDIKDAGSSLDSLVSSFNTRISEIQQLVVARNMYPASSVSDLSAIDSALKVLELQLHKIKIRMREETEAIPKAKKLIEASLRQQKKLQNLSAVVPSYVPDRVTKTIDDVTKCSHLEASVEDLGSVSLKIEEPVPKEKKGRASPPLFYVNADELNAVPPYMKQRITLEKVNAAIDDMATYAEGTSQLLRAPRKKLTENLVERAMELRDIGATEAVKGKHFFLETDIKGPSLKLDNTGKAILTVLRHLGRISETRIGHHRVILLSKPH; encoded by the exons ATGGACATCAAGGATGCAGGGTCTTCACTTGATTCTTTGGTATCCTCATTCAACACTCGGATATCGGAGATTCAACAGCTTGTCGTAGCTCGAAACA TGTACCCAGCGAGCAGTGTTTCAGATTTGTCAGCTATTGACTCTGCATTGAAGGTCTTGGAGCTTCAGCTCCACAAAATAAAAATCCGGATGCGTGAAGAAACTGAAGCCATCCCCAAAGCCAAg AAGCTGATAGAAGCATCGCTGCGCCAGCAAAAGAAATTGCAAAATTTATCTGCTGTTGTTCCATCATATGTTCCTGATAGAGTGACTAAAACAATTGATGATGTTACTAAATG TTCACATCTAGAGGCCAGTGTTGAGGATCTTGGTTCCGTGTCTCTGAAAATTGAGGAGCCCGTACCCAAG gaGAAAAAAGGCCGTGCCTCCCCACCACTTTTCTATGTTAATGCAGATGAACTGAATGCTGTACCACC GTATATGAAACAGCGAATCACTTTGGAAAAGGTCAACGCTGCAATAGATGACATGGCCACTTATGCTGAAGGAACATCCCAGCTTCTCAGAGCCCCTCGTAAAAAG CTCACAGAAAATCTTGTGGAGAGAGCAATG GAATTAAGAGATATTGGAGCAACAGAAGCAGTTAAAGGAAAGCATTTCTTTCTTGAAACTGACATCAAAGGGCCTTCACTGAAGCTTGACAATACAGGGAAAGCAATACTAACT GTCCTCCGACACCTTGGTCGTATAAGTGAAACTCGAATTGGTCATCACCGCGTGATCCTTCTTTCGAAGCCTCACTAA